The Diadema setosum chromosome 1, eeDiaSeto1, whole genome shotgun sequence genome has a window encoding:
- the LOC140229858 gene encoding betaine--homocysteine S-methyltransferase 1-like, which produces MSTKKTLLERLDAGPVVGDGSMLMTMEKRGYALAGAWTPEAVIQYPDAVKQLHREFLRAGADVLQTFTFYGSEDSIEGKTPSATKAVDINWEELNERACDLAREVADEGDALVAGSLCPVVAYEAGKGKDVVQNQFRQQCDVFSRKKVDILIGEFFGHTEEAEWAIEVMKTYGLPVVCMMRICIAGDEMGVKPADAAVRLAKAGADVVGINCCFDPTIALETIGMMKEGLQAAGLKAHLIMQPGGFHTQELAGEPPEGYMKLPEFPYALEPRVLTRVDVHKYARAAYELGVRYIGGCCGFEPHHTRAISEELRKERGHDFPGNDKSNFPHALALSFFKSERSRASTEYWMNLKPSAGREWITKRAELK; this is translated from the exons ATGTCGACCAAGAAGACTTTGTTGGAGCGGCTGGATGCCGGACCAGTGGTAGGAGATGGCAGCATGTTAATGACCATGGAGAAGCGGGGCTATGCCCTGGCAGGTGCCTGGACTCCAGAGGCCGTCATCCAGTATCCGGACGCTG TCAAACAACTTCATCGCGAGTTCCTGAGAGCCGGAGCAGACGTCCTGCAGACATTTACGTTTTACGGCTCGGAGGACTCGATTGAAGGCAAAACACCGTCGGCTACAAAAGCTGTCGACATTAAT TGGGAGGAGCTGAACGAGCGGGCCTGCGATCTAGCGAGAGAGGTGGCTGATGAGGGAGACGCCCTGGTGGCAGGCAGTCTGTGTCCCGTGGTCGCCTACGAAGCCGGGAAAGGAAAGGATGTCGTCCAGAATCAGTTTCGACAGCAGTGTGATGTCTTCAGTCGCAAGAAAGTCGACATCCTCATCGGAGAG TTCTTCGGTCACACGGAGGAAGCCGAGTGGGCTATTGAAGTGATGAAGACTTACGGCCTACCCGTAGTGTGTATGATGAGGATTTGTATAGCTGGTGATGAGATGGGCGTGAAGCCAGCCGACGCAGCCGTCAGACTGGCGAAGGCAG GTGCTGACGTAGTGGGAATTAACTGCTGCTTCGATCCTACCATTGCACTCGAGACCATTGGCATGATGAAAGAAGGTCTGCAGGCTGCCGGACTAAAGGCCCACCTCATCATGCAGCCCGGAGGCTTCCACACTCAGGAACTCGCGGGAGAGCCTCCCGAGGGATACATGAAGCTTCCAGAGTTTCCCTACG CCCTGGAACCGCGTGTGTTAACACGTGTCGACGTGCACAAGTATGCTCGTGCAGCGTATGAACTCGGCGTGCGTTACATCGGGGGATGTTGCGGCTTCGAGCCCCATCACACACGGGCAATCTCTGAAGAG CTCCGTAAAGAACGTGGACACGACTTTCCAGGGAATGATAAGTCGAACTTTCCTCACGCCTTGGCGCTCAGTTTTTTCAAATCAGAGCGGAGCAG GGCGTCAACGGAATACTGGATGAACCTTAAGCCTTCTGCTGGAAGAGAATGGATTACCAAGCGAGCAGAATTGaaataa